A genomic region of Halobaculum lipolyticum contains the following coding sequences:
- a CDS encoding DUF7563 family protein, translated as MPECLTCGSHVTEQFARVFGDNRNHVRRCIECSRAADLDESPSADERGGHRDGRELTTWS; from the coding sequence ATGCCAGAGTGTCTCACCTGCGGCAGTCACGTGACCGAACAGTTCGCGCGCGTGTTCGGCGACAACCGAAACCACGTCCGGCGGTGTATCGAGTGCTCGCGGGCCGCCGACCTCGACGAGAGTCCGTCGGCGGACGAACGTGGCGGCCACCGGGACGGGCGCGAGTTGACGACGTGGAGCTGA
- a CDS encoding right-handed parallel beta-helix repeat-containing protein has product MNTERRTFLRRLAALSVAAGLAGCGGTPGSTTDRGTSTLPDRETPTDSPTPTATETPNSLAEEWGFDSVVDVTELGVDPTGGAPIDDVVAEHIGAEELLYFPPGRYQLAESIAVSAVPRAGMVGADATIVPSEGNEDPMFSLGWPDPVGAAVFAGLSFDFSAEDTGGRPLLARGDDVLIEDVTLRGEADVDQDLFRVDVTDPDGSGMIRRLFLPDGAPPDTKVTGCEVGDDNRGDVSFVDCEIDRFPDNGLYADPPEGTVSVIGGKYQNNGVAGVRVEVSEDAVIRGVHVRCDDATRGGANMRGIRLRAGRSILVEDCLVEMLEVTSSDGAITFASELQSATVRNCLLHVDADGVNAIRMKSAAGGRSRRGPFVCESVTITGAAGQGAAIEAADREGVTFRDICLHQSGADRDGVLVDHLRGEFLDSSVSVTGSPFVLNESTLVRRNVDVREGAEAAAGGAGPCASGDIGNDTEFDR; this is encoded by the coding sequence GTGAACACCGAACGCCGGACGTTCCTCCGGCGGCTCGCCGCCCTCTCGGTCGCCGCCGGACTCGCCGGCTGCGGCGGGACGCCCGGTTCCACGACGGATCGCGGTACGTCGACGCTCCCCGACCGCGAGACGCCGACGGATTCGCCCACGCCGACGGCCACGGAGACGCCGAACAGCCTCGCCGAGGAGTGGGGGTTCGACAGCGTCGTCGACGTGACCGAACTCGGCGTCGACCCGACCGGCGGGGCACCCATCGACGACGTGGTCGCCGAACACATCGGCGCCGAGGAACTCCTGTACTTCCCGCCCGGGCGGTACCAGTTGGCGGAGTCGATCGCCGTCAGCGCCGTCCCGCGCGCCGGGATGGTCGGCGCCGACGCGACCATCGTCCCCTCCGAGGGGAACGAGGACCCCATGTTCTCGCTGGGGTGGCCCGACCCGGTCGGCGCCGCCGTCTTCGCGGGGTTGTCCTTCGACTTCTCGGCGGAGGACACCGGCGGCCGCCCGCTGCTCGCGCGGGGCGACGACGTCCTGATCGAGGACGTCACCCTCCGCGGCGAGGCGGACGTCGACCAGGACCTGTTCCGCGTCGACGTGACCGACCCCGACGGCTCCGGGATGATCCGTCGGCTGTTCCTCCCCGACGGCGCGCCGCCGGACACGAAAGTCACGGGCTGTGAGGTGGGCGACGACAACCGCGGCGACGTGTCGTTCGTCGACTGCGAGATCGACCGCTTCCCGGACAACGGCCTGTACGCCGACCCGCCGGAGGGGACCGTCAGCGTGATCGGCGGGAAGTACCAGAACAACGGCGTCGCCGGCGTCCGCGTCGAGGTGTCGGAGGACGCCGTGATCCGCGGGGTCCACGTCCGCTGTGACGACGCCACTAGGGGCGGGGCGAACATGCGGGGGATCCGCCTCCGGGCCGGGCGTTCGATCCTCGTCGAGGACTGTCTCGTCGAGATGCTGGAGGTCACCTCCAGCGACGGCGCGATCACGTTCGCCTCCGAACTCCAGTCGGCGACCGTGCGCAACTGCCTGCTCCACGTCGACGCCGACGGCGTGAACGCGATCCGGATGAAGAGCGCCGCCGGCGGCCGGAGCCGTCGCGGCCCGTTCGTCTGCGAGTCGGTCACCATCACCGGCGCCGCGGGACAGGGGGCCGCCATCGAGGCGGCCGACCGCGAGGGCGTCACCTTCCGCGACATCTGCCTCCACCAGTCCGGCGCCGACCGCGACGGCGTCCTCGTCGACCACCTCCGCGGCGAGTTCCTCGACTCGTCGGTGTCGGTCACCGGCTCCCCGTTCGTGCTCAACGAGTCCACTCTGGTCCGGCGCAACGTCGACGTCCGCGAGGGGGCCGAGGCGGCCGCCGGCGGCGCCGGCCCGTGCGCGAGCGGCGACATCGGCAACGACACGGAGTTCGACCGGTGA
- a CDS encoding class I SAM-dependent methyltransferase — translation MTARGSYDSESSVDHYAGLRRRGLFEREARAIERLFPAGGRVLDLGCGAGRTTGPLVGRGYDVVAVDLSESMVRRAGAASTDASFATADAASLPFADDAFDAVLFSYNGIDELRPAGARRAALAEVARVLVPGGTFAFATRNRLRWFLPVPPSRQLLAKIARYWAVNAYAGTLATPYRYDPTADSPKRVHVTGYRTQRRQLHDAGFDRVRVLGRSGPASALFGPSLFVVCEATRAGGQNRANSTQARS, via the coding sequence GTGACCGCCCGCGGCTCCTACGACTCCGAGTCGTCCGTCGACCACTACGCGGGACTGCGGCGACGGGGGCTGTTCGAGCGGGAGGCGCGCGCGATCGAACGCCTGTTCCCGGCCGGCGGACGGGTGCTCGATCTGGGCTGTGGCGCCGGCCGGACGACCGGCCCGCTCGTGGGACGGGGGTACGACGTCGTCGCGGTCGACCTGAGCGAGTCGATGGTGCGCCGGGCGGGGGCCGCCAGCACCGACGCGTCGTTCGCGACGGCCGACGCGGCGTCGCTCCCCTTCGCCGACGACGCCTTCGACGCGGTGTTGTTCTCCTACAACGGCATCGACGAACTCCGGCCGGCCGGCGCCCGCCGGGCGGCGCTCGCGGAGGTCGCCCGCGTCCTCGTCCCCGGCGGCACGTTCGCGTTCGCCACGCGCAACCGATTGCGCTGGTTCCTCCCGGTGCCGCCGTCGCGGCAGTTGCTCGCGAAGATCGCGCGCTACTGGGCCGTCAACGCGTACGCCGGGACGCTGGCGACGCCGTACCGCTACGACCCGACCGCCGACTCCCCGAAACGGGTCCACGTCACCGGGTACCGGACACAGCGGCGGCAACTCCACGACGCGGGCTTCGATCGGGTGCGCGTACTCGGTCGGTCGGGACCGGCGTCCGCGCTGTTCGGACCGTCGCTGTTCGTCGTCTGCGAGGCGACGCGGGCGGGCGGTCAGAACCGGGCTAACTCCACACAAGCCCGTTCATAA